One genomic segment of Nocardia spumae includes these proteins:
- a CDS encoding site-specific integrase, which translates to MSASPDPVVVDIAVPDVVRTELRRGVRSVLVDTVALRMVRERFDAEQAAALSRYLEASQSPNTVRAYRSDWIAWSAWCAAEARCALPADALDVAVYLAAAADARKPSGDWAFGPATLERKSAAIAAVHAANGLPSPTRSDVVRLTLRGIRRTRRSVPNRKRPVLLHTLEQLLDGLPAPGWPTEPARRRDRLLLLVGFAGALRRSELAGLRIGDVVVALDHRTGEPVLLVRLPATKTDPTGAAAHSVALPRGVRPATCPVCAFADWIALRDIHSDGGTNALRAWIAETAADASADIHRCHGFTGATTRANPHDALFPPVSRHGGIGANPISGRAVAELVKRYAARAGLDPALFSGHSLRAGFATQAALGGASDREIMRQGRWSNPRTVHSYIRTANPLEDNAVTKLGL; encoded by the coding sequence ATGAGCGCCTCACCGGATCCCGTTGTCGTCGATATCGCTGTGCCGGATGTGGTTCGGACGGAATTGCGCCGGGGTGTGCGCAGTGTGCTCGTCGACACCGTCGCCTTACGGATGGTGCGGGAGCGCTTCGATGCCGAACAGGCCGCGGCGTTGAGCCGCTACCTCGAGGCATCCCAGTCACCGAATACGGTGCGCGCCTATCGATCCGACTGGATCGCGTGGTCGGCGTGGTGCGCCGCCGAGGCCCGCTGCGCGCTGCCGGCCGACGCATTGGATGTGGCGGTGTATCTGGCCGCCGCCGCCGATGCGCGAAAACCGTCCGGCGACTGGGCATTCGGACCCGCGACCCTGGAACGCAAGAGCGCCGCCATCGCGGCGGTGCACGCGGCCAACGGGTTGCCCTCCCCCACCCGATCCGACGTGGTGCGGTTGACCCTGCGCGGTATCCGCCGCACACGCAGAAGTGTGCCCAACCGCAAACGCCCGGTCCTGTTGCACACCCTCGAGCAACTGCTGGACGGATTGCCGGCACCGGGCTGGCCGACCGAACCCGCCCGCCGCCGCGATCGCCTCCTGCTGCTCGTCGGATTCGCGGGCGCGTTGCGACGCAGTGAACTCGCCGGACTGCGTATCGGCGATGTCGTGGTGGCCCTCGATCATCGGACGGGCGAACCGGTTCTGCTGGTCCGGCTACCTGCCACCAAGACCGATCCCACCGGCGCGGCCGCCCATTCGGTCGCATTGCCGCGCGGTGTGCGCCCGGCCACCTGCCCGGTGTGCGCGTTCGCGGACTGGATCGCGTTGCGCGACATTCATTCCGACGGCGGCACCAACGCACTGCGGGCCTGGATCGCCGAGACTGCCGCGGACGCCTCCGCCGATATCCATCGCTGCCACGGATTCACCGGCGCGACAACCCGGGCGAACCCACACGACGCCCTGTTCCCGCCCGTCTCACGACACGGCGGTATCGGCGCGAATCCGATCTCGGGCCGTGCGGTGGCCGAACTGGTCAAGCGTTACGCCGCCCGCGCCGGACTCGATCCCGCCCTGTTCTCCGGGCATTCGCTGCGGGCCGGATTCGCCACCCAGGCGGCGCTGGGCGGGGCCAGCGATCGCGAGATCATGCGGCAGGGCCGCTGGTCCAATCCGCGCACCGTGCACAGCTACATCCGGACAGCGAATCCGTTGGAGGACAATGCCGTAACCAAGCTCGGACTGTGA